One window of the Natrinema sp. HArc-T2 genome contains the following:
- a CDS encoding homing endonuclease associated repeat-containing protein gives MTTDEECLEALQEAAKRLDESPTKAQYEELGLRPASATIMEQLGGWNAAKERAELETFDRGATGDQPVQPKPEWVDIPGDLEWADLTGQQRWYYKNREERIERKDRRRAEIRRWLFAYKDRHCECARCDEDRPPCLDFHHPGEKEHSIATMVVNGHSKASIREEIERCIVLCANCHRLEHADPPDCEPARLQPDNHK, from the coding sequence GTGACGACGGACGAGGAGTGTCTCGAGGCCCTTCAGGAAGCAGCCAAGCGACTAGACGAGTCGCCGACAAAGGCACAGTACGAGGAGTTGGGATTACGGCCTGCCTCTGCAACGATTATGGAGCAACTGGGCGGCTGGAATGCAGCGAAAGAACGCGCAGAATTGGAAACGTTCGATCGCGGTGCAACCGGAGACCAGCCTGTCCAGCCGAAACCGGAGTGGGTTGATATTCCTGGCGACCTCGAGTGGGCAGACCTCACAGGACAACAGCGCTGGTACTACAAGAACCGGGAGGAGCGAATCGAGCGAAAGGACCGCCGCCGGGCGGAAATCCGGCGATGGCTCTTCGCGTACAAGGACCGACACTGCGAGTGTGCTCGCTGTGACGAGGACAGGCCACCGTGTCTCGATTTTCACCATCCCGGCGAGAAAGAACACAGCATCGCAACCATGGTCGTCAATGGCCACTCGAAGGCAAGCATTCGCGAAGAGATCGAGCGATGTATCGTTCTCTGTGCAAATTGTCATCGTCTCGAGCACGCTGATCCACCTGACTGCGAGCCGGCACGACTCCAACCCGACAATCATAAATAG
- a CDS encoding metallophosphoesterase gives MKVGLISDIHGNRVALEAVLEDMPPVDELCCAGDVVGYNPWPADCVDTLRERDVPTVMGNHDAAVAAETPFRFNGMAQAGVEHAEKQLSDGQLEWLAALPDERRVCDGRVKLVHGHPDDPDRYTRYTYPREFTPRLLDDEDVLVLGHTHVQGVERFAEGSVVNPGSVGQPRDGDPQAGYAVVDLEALTVETDRVEYDIEAVQTAVDEAGLPDRIGTRLARGE, from the coding sequence GTGAAAGTCGGACTCATCTCGGACATCCATGGGAACCGGGTCGCACTCGAGGCCGTCCTCGAAGACATGCCGCCGGTCGACGAACTGTGCTGTGCGGGGGACGTAGTCGGCTACAACCCCTGGCCGGCCGACTGCGTCGACACGCTTCGAGAGCGGGACGTGCCGACAGTGATGGGCAACCACGACGCCGCCGTCGCCGCGGAGACCCCCTTCCGGTTCAACGGGATGGCACAGGCGGGCGTCGAGCACGCGGAAAAGCAGCTCTCGGACGGTCAGCTCGAGTGGCTGGCCGCGCTGCCCGACGAACGTCGCGTCTGCGACGGGCGGGTGAAACTCGTCCACGGGCATCCGGACGACCCGGATCGGTACACCCGGTATACCTACCCACGGGAGTTCACGCCACGGCTGCTCGACGACGAGGACGTCCTGGTGCTCGGCCACACCCACGTGCAAGGCGTCGAGCGATTCGCGGAGGGGAGCGTCGTCAACCCCGGCAGTGTGGGCCAGCCCCGTGACGGAGACCCGCAGGCGGGGTATGCAGTGGTCGATCTCGAGGCGCTGACTGTCGAGACCGACCGCGTTGAATACGACATCGAGGCGGTGCAGACAGCCGTCGACGAGGCCGGGCTCCCAGACCGTATCGGCACGCGGCTGG
- a CDS encoding IMP cyclohydrolase, whose protein sequence is MYVGRFVVVGPEVGAYRVSSRSFPNREITAREEALTVGPTDDAPETDNPYVSYNCLRVVETPTGETAAFGNGSHVDPIAEKLELGYPARDALAESLLALDYEKDDYDTPRIAATIGDDGKALIGTVRKDALLVETVDEPTLVATYENDAPEAFDLEANSADAAASEVYDHEFEHAVCAAGVALTDDGFETAIENGN, encoded by the coding sequence ATGTACGTCGGACGATTCGTCGTCGTCGGCCCCGAGGTCGGCGCCTACCGCGTCTCTTCACGCTCGTTCCCCAACCGCGAGATCACCGCTCGAGAGGAAGCACTCACCGTCGGCCCGACCGACGACGCACCGGAGACGGACAACCCGTACGTCTCCTACAACTGCCTGCGCGTCGTCGAGACGCCGACCGGCGAGACCGCTGCCTTCGGCAACGGCTCGCACGTCGATCCGATCGCGGAGAAACTCGAGCTCGGCTACCCCGCCCGCGACGCGCTCGCGGAGAGCCTGCTGGCGCTCGATTACGAAAAGGACGACTACGACACGCCCCGGATCGCGGCAACGATCGGCGACGACGGCAAGGCACTGATCGGCACGGTTCGAAAGGACGCACTGCTCGTCGAGACCGTCGACGAGCCGACGCTGGTCGCGACCTACGAGAACGACGCCCCCGAAGCGTTCGACCTCGAGGCCAACAGCGCCGACGCAGCCGCGAGCGAGGTCTACGACCACGAGTTCGAGCACGCCGTCTGTGCAGCCGGTGTCGCACTGACTGACGACGGGTTCGAGACGGCGATCGAAAACGGCAACTGA
- a CDS encoding NADH:flavin oxidoreductase, with protein sequence MATLEDPIEIGDMAVPNRLYRAPLLECAGNGPDATDTLIDDLEPAAESGVGLICQGATIVCGEGGCAAPGMTRVHDPDFVARLSRLTDRIHDHGSRIFIQLEHGGLRSMETWHAEYRAEHPGLEQLAVSEPPWQLRLLDRIGFLEYDPHVLTTAEVYDLAADFGRAAARAVDAGYDGIHLAGANMGIIQQFLSPFYNRRDDEFGGSPEARLAFLAVVHDEIRERAGDVPLVTKVPAETPAPPAPVVRRKLSLSDGVEIARRLEKIGYDAVVPVQTSVTWDMSIVRGAYPGRAWDNEALQDAYDAAFGGATRRRLVALANRVQSFQYDFEPAWNEEFCRRVREQVSIPVLAEGGIREREEMDRLLGSSAGTEPACDMVGMARPFYAEPRLGARLLESGREDENPRVVCESCNNCTVPQVTGAPGICRTPSVLRKRGELERAGAYERTVGSDRDGRTR encoded by the coding sequence ATGGCTACGCTCGAGGATCCGATCGAAATCGGCGACATGGCGGTCCCCAATCGGCTCTATCGTGCGCCCCTACTCGAGTGTGCGGGCAACGGCCCCGACGCGACCGACACGCTGATCGACGATCTCGAACCGGCCGCCGAATCGGGCGTCGGGCTCATCTGCCAGGGCGCGACGATCGTCTGCGGTGAGGGCGGCTGTGCTGCGCCGGGGATGACCCGCGTCCACGATCCCGACTTCGTCGCCCGACTCTCTCGGCTGACCGATCGGATTCACGACCACGGGAGCCGGATTTTTATCCAGCTCGAGCACGGCGGGCTGCGGAGTATGGAGACCTGGCACGCCGAGTACCGAGCGGAGCATCCGGGCCTCGAGCAGCTCGCGGTGTCGGAGCCGCCGTGGCAGTTGCGGCTGCTGGACCGGATCGGGTTTCTCGAGTACGATCCCCACGTCCTCACGACCGCGGAGGTGTACGACCTCGCCGCCGATTTCGGCCGCGCAGCGGCTCGCGCCGTCGACGCGGGCTACGACGGAATTCACCTCGCCGGAGCAAACATGGGTATCATCCAGCAGTTCCTCTCGCCGTTTTACAATCGCCGAGACGACGAGTTCGGCGGCTCACCCGAAGCTCGCCTCGCGTTTCTCGCGGTCGTCCACGACGAGATCCGCGAGCGGGCAGGCGATGTGCCGCTGGTGACCAAGGTCCCCGCCGAGACGCCCGCCCCGCCCGCACCCGTCGTCCGCCGGAAACTCTCGCTGTCCGACGGCGTCGAAATCGCTCGCCGACTCGAGAAAATCGGTTACGATGCGGTCGTCCCGGTCCAGACGTCGGTCACCTGGGACATGAGCATCGTCCGCGGAGCGTATCCCGGGCGAGCGTGGGACAACGAGGCACTGCAGGACGCGTACGACGCGGCCTTCGGCGGCGCGACCCGACGACGGCTCGTCGCGCTGGCGAATCGCGTCCAATCGTTTCAGTACGACTTCGAGCCCGCGTGGAACGAGGAGTTCTGCCGGCGCGTCCGTGAGCAGGTGTCGATCCCCGTCCTCGCGGAGGGCGGGATCCGGGAGCGCGAAGAGATGGATCGCTTGCTCGGCTCGAGCGCAGGAACAGAGCCCGCTTGCGACATGGTCGGCATGGCCCGGCCCTTCTATGCCGAGCCGCGGCTGGGTGCGCGGCTGCTCGAGTCCGGACGGGAAGACGAGAACCCGCGTGTCGTCTGCGAGAGTTGTAACAACTGTACGGTCCCGCAGGTGACGGGTGCGCCGGGGATCTGTCGGACGCCCAGTGTGCTGCGAAAACGGGGCGAACTCGAGCGAGCGGGGGCCTACGAGCGAACGGTCGGGTCAGACCGTGACGGGCGCACTCGTTAG
- a CDS encoding rhodanese-like domain-containing protein — protein sequence MNRRTFLAVGGTVALGGLAGCLGGNSAANEYEYKTTTTNGVAVPLAPVDDVYEWYENDDARFADARGRAQYEELRVADAVFSPAPDGTENDPVEEWSTDTQIVTYCRCPHHLSTQRAASLIAAGYEHTYAIDEGFGAWITRGYPMAGTVVETQQNESNDSASASEATSDVQVDYQRYEIHGRTRGDTSGMVTLEQVGVDRREAAPIAADGSFTLQLHYAGSSDDRFRVEVDGSSTVGTLAELTSAPVTV from the coding sequence ATGAATCGACGGACGTTCCTCGCGGTTGGTGGGACGGTTGCTCTCGGCGGGCTCGCCGGCTGTCTCGGCGGCAACAGTGCGGCGAACGAGTACGAATACAAGACGACGACGACGAACGGCGTTGCTGTGCCGCTCGCTCCGGTCGACGATGTCTACGAATGGTACGAAAACGACGACGCACGGTTTGCCGACGCGCGCGGCCGCGCCCAGTACGAGGAACTTCGGGTCGCGGATGCCGTCTTCTCTCCCGCACCCGACGGCACCGAAAACGACCCTGTCGAAGAGTGGTCGACCGACACGCAGATCGTCACCTACTGTCGCTGTCCACATCACCTCTCGACACAGCGTGCAGCGTCGCTGATCGCTGCAGGATACGAGCATACGTACGCGATCGACGAGGGATTCGGCGCATGGATCACTCGCGGCTATCCGATGGCCGGCACGGTCGTTGAAACGCAACAGAACGAGAGCAACGACAGCGCGTCCGCCTCGGAGGCGACCTCGGACGTTCAAGTTGACTATCAGCGCTACGAGATTCACGGACGGACGCGTGGCGATACCAGCGGGATGGTCACGCTCGAGCAAGTCGGCGTCGACCGCCGCGAAGCGGCGCCGATCGCTGCCGACGGCTCGTTCACTCTGCAACTCCACTACGCGGGCTCGAGCGACGACCGATTCAGAGTCGAAGTCGACGGGAGCTCGACTGTGGGGACGCTTGCAGAGCTAACGAGTGCGCCCGTCACGGTCTGA